CAACTGAGCAAGCAGGCTGAGCAGCGCTTGGCCGAGGCCTACCTCCCCCTCAACCCCGCCGCCCTCAAGCGAGCCATCGATGCTAAGATCAACAGCCTCCTCCAAGCCTACGAAACCAAAAACCGGACATCAGGAGTTGATACCCACAGAAAGCTGGACCCCCGTATGGTGACATCTTTCATGATTCAACAGGCCACCGTTGGGTTACCTTCTTAAATGAGTTGACACGTCTTGAGCCAAGTCAGGTATTAGCCCTCTTCGTTGAACCCTTCCACCTGCACCAGGCATGCTATTTCAACCGAGGCTTTCAGTTTCTTTGCCGAGGGATATTTCTTCATCTCTATGGCATTGAAAAAGCACCTTTCAACGCAGTCTTGGCAGCCCGTGCAGGAATCCTGATCCACATCGGCCCTCAGGTGGCTCTTCTCCAAAATTCGGCCTATGGTGCCGAATTTGAAGCCGGCATCGATCTGCGACAGGTAGTACCGCCAGCGTACTTATCCATCTCCTAAACCCTGCTTTGATCGGCCCTGCTCTCCGCCACAAACCTGTGGTAGCCGGCAAACCGACGCAGCGCCCGGCAGGCCCTGCGCAGGGAGCTATAGGTTGTTATTCCGGCCTGCCTCAGATCGAGGACAAACTCTGCTGCTTCAGCAGGCTTCTCCTGCTCGTGAATTGCCGCGACCACCGGCTTGCCCGTGGGGCCCTTATTGTTGAAATCCACGATGCAGGCCTTGATTTCGGCCAGTGCCTGAGGGGAGAACCACTTTGCATAATCAGCGCCCATGTGCAGCACGATGATATCTACCAGAGGGTCAGCAGCCAACGCCTCCAGGGCCCGCAGCAGCAGAGCCGTACTGGCGAATACGCTGCCGGCATCCAACGGATTAACCACGCTCTGATTTATCAGGGTCATAAATTCCAGAAGCCTGGCTCTCGTCTCCGCAGAGAGGGCTGGCAGTTCCAGTCCTTCCTCAGCACAGGTATCGGCAGTGGCCACGTTATTGCCTCCGCCACCTCCGAGCACGGCCAAACGCGCACCCGGCGATGGTTTCAACTGGAGCAACGTCATGCTGACATCGGCCATCTCTTCAATCGAGCCGACCTGTATCGCTCCGGTCTGTTTGAAGAAGGCATCCCAGATCTGACCGTCTCCCGCCAGAGAACCGGTGTGCGTCGCTGCAGCCCTCGCCCCTGAGGCAGTGAGGCCTCCCTTCCAGACGACGATTGGCTTGTGAGAGTCTATCTGCCTCACCAGTTCGACGAGCCTGCGGCCGTCCCTGACACCCTCAAGGTACATACAGATGATGCGGGTCTCCGGATCGGTAGCCAGATACTCCAGGAAATCGGTGCAGTCCATCATCACCGCATTCCCGTAGCTGATCACCTTGCTGAAGCCAATGCCGAAGGCTGGCCCAATCCTCACATAACCCTGGCCATGGCCCCCGCTCTGTGAGAGGAAGGCCACCGGGCCCTGGGCCAGCACGATCTTGTCATACATCTGCATGCGGGCAGACGGCACATGGTAGCCCAGGCAGTTAGGCCCCACTACGCGAAGGCCTCCTCTCAAGGCGATCTCCCGCACCTTAGCTTCCATTTCTCTACCTGCAGCCTCACCGGTTTCAGAAAAACCCGCAGTAGCAATTTGCACATTAACCACCCCGGCAGCCACACAGTCTTCCAGCACCCGGGGCACCGCTGCCAGCGGCACCGCGACTATGACCAGATCCAGCGGTTCAGGAATGGCTGTAACGCTGGGGTATGCTTTCAGGTCTGCGATAACGCTGGCATTAGGGTTAACCGGATAGATATGCCCTTCGAACCTGGCCTGCTGCAGCAGGCGCAGAAAGGTGTATCCCGTATAACCCGGCGGATGGTTGGCCTCACTCCTGGGAACGCCAACAATAGCGACGGATTTGGGATGAAAAGCTCTCTCCAGATCCGAATGCGCCGTCATAAGACTGCCACTTCCCCCCAACAATGCCATATCTGCATGCAATTATGCCCCTCCTTTTCGTGTCAAACAGCCCCGGTGGAAATTTAGCTCCTCCGTTCAGACCTGATGCAGGGAGCCTACCCTTCCAGTTTGAACTCCCACCGGCAGTGAATATCGTCCTTCTTCTCCCTCGGAGGCAGCTTCAGCGGGGTGACCTTGATCCTCGGGTTTATGGTGTGCGCCCTCAGTGCAATCAGTTCGGTCTCAATCTGGCAGCAGATGCGGCGCTCCCTGCCCTCTCCCTCTCTCTCCAGAGCCAGCAGTGTGGGGCACCGAGTCACCGTCCAAACCCCGTGATTGGCATTCTTCAACTCAAAATGATGCTCCAGATTCCACGTCCAGGGGCTCATTTGCAGTGCTTTGATCAAGGCCGCCACATCCATACTCCCGATTTTGAACAGCTTGCAGGTCGTCTCCACGTCATGGACCTCCATCTTGTCCCACACCAGCCTGTCGCAGGCAAAGGCCATGTCATCATCCGCCTGCTGCTTCACCGTAAGATACCAGATACCGTCCAGCTTCCGAATGTAGCCCGCGTATGCCTTCAAAGCCTTCAGCAGGAAATCCTTGGGAAAGTTCTCGTAAGTGACACTGGGATCGAATTCCCCGCTGTAGTCGCTCAATTCATTCATACCGAGCCTCCTCACTATGAAACAGCATACCTCACTTCACAGAACACGGGCAACCCGTAATCTCAATGCTTCTGATCAGAGGCAATTTCAGGGGTCGCAAGTCGTCAGGGCAGACCATCGGCCGGAGATGTATCGGCAGGGCCAGAGCCCGTCGACTAAAAACGATCTGGCTTGTCTGTTATCCAGGGCTGCCCGTATACTCAGGGAAGCAAGCCCTGGTAGTTGCGGCAGTAAAGCAGCAACTATTGGAAAGGAGCCCATTCTCATGAGCAAGCCAGCGAGCCTTGAAGCCCGAATCAAAACCCTGGAGGACATCGAAGCCATCAAGAGACTGAAATGCAAATATTGGCGCTGCCTTGACAGGAAGCTGTGGAATGAACTCGCCGAGTGTTTCACAGAAGATGCGGCAGCCGACTATGGGCCGCGCCGAAAGTGTCAGGGAAGAGAGGCCATAATCCAGTTCTTAAAGCAAAGCCTGGGGCAAGAGTCCTCTACCACCTTCCATATGGGCCATAACGCCGAGATTGAGATAACCGGCGACAACACCCGCCAGGGGTACATGGGTATTGAATGACTATATAGTCATACAACCGAACACCAAGAGGAAGGGCTGGGGCTTCTACGACGACGAATACGTCAGGGAAAATGACCAGTGGAAAAAGAAGGCTACCAAGATGACCGTTGTCTTCGAAGAATGGGAGCCGAGCAAGGGCTAGCACACGACTCCTTCATACGGCCTCCATCCAGTCTTTCGAACAAAACCATATCCTGCCAGAACTTTAGACTGCCAGCAAACGCGGAAGAGCAGTTATGCCCCTGCATCATCTCCAGGGATTCCTACGAGGTGTCTCCCGCTATCCAGACTCCCATTCCAGCGGGGCCAGTCCCGTCACGATATCATCACTGGCAATGCCCCATCTGGCCGCTTGTACCTGGCATGATATGTGCACAGGTAAATAAGCCCAGCCCTATAACGCGGGAACCTCCTGCAATAGGCACAAGTTACTCTACGTCTCATTACCTTCTCCCGACCATAATTCTGGCCCCCTTGCAGGCTAACTTCAGCGACTTCTGTCACACTACGGCGAAGGGAAGCTATACTGCTTTTTCAGTACGGGAGAAAGCATTCGAGGTGTTCCTGATAGGTACTTGTTGTGGATAGAGGCTTGCCTTCACAACGGCAGTTGAGGATGTAACCATGGATGAGTGCCTCTAGGATGGCAGTCAGAACAAGGTTCTGTGAAGTTAAGTTCCTCTCTTGAAGGTACTTCGACAGTGACTTGAACCAATCCGGTAGCTCAGGTTGAGCCTTACATCTGTCAGGTGTCAGGCGTATAGGGT
The DNA window shown above is from Chloroflexota bacterium and carries:
- a CDS encoding CoA-binding protein, whose product is MHADMALLGGSGSLMTAHSDLERAFHPKSVAIVGVPRSEANHPPGYTGYTFLRLLQQARFEGHIYPVNPNASVIADLKAYPSVTAIPEPLDLVIVAVPLAAVPRVLEDCVAAGVVNVQIATAGFSETGEAAGREMEAKVREIALRGGLRVVGPNCLGYHVPSARMQMYDKIVLAQGPVAFLSQSGGHGQGYVRIGPAFGIGFSKVISYGNAVMMDCTDFLEYLATDPETRIICMYLEGVRDGRRLVELVRQIDSHKPIVVWKGGLTASGARAAATHTGSLAGDGQIWDAFFKQTGAIQVGSIEEMADVSMTLLQLKPSPGARLAVLGGGGGNNVATADTCAEEGLELPALSAETRARLLEFMTLINQSVVNPLDAGSVFASTALLLRALEALAADPLVDIIVLHMGADYAKWFSPQALAEIKACIVDFNNKGPTGKPVVAAIHEQEKPAEAAEFVLDLRQAGITTYSSLRRACRALRRFAGYHRFVAESRADQSRV
- a CDS encoding nuclear transport factor 2 family protein, producing the protein MSKPASLEARIKTLEDIEAIKRLKCKYWRCLDRKLWNELAECFTEDAAADYGPRRKCQGREAIIQFLKQSLGQESSTTFHMGHNAEIEITGDNTRQGYMGIE
- a CDS encoding 4Fe-4S binding protein — protein: MEKSHLRADVDQDSCTGCQDCVERCFFNAIEMKKYPSAKKLKASVEIACLVQVEGFNEEG
- a CDS encoding DUF6125 family protein is translated as MNELSDYSGEFDPSVTYENFPKDFLLKALKAYAGYIRKLDGIWYLTVKQQADDDMAFACDRLVWDKMEVHDVETTCKLFKIGSMDVAALIKALQMSPWTWNLEHHFELKNANHGVWTVTRCPTLLALEREGEGRERRICCQIETELIALRAHTINPRIKVTPLKLPPREKKDDIHCRWEFKLEG